A genomic region of Phragmites australis chromosome 2, lpPhrAust1.1, whole genome shotgun sequence contains the following coding sequences:
- the LOC133910048 gene encoding small ribosomal subunit protein uS13z/uS13y/uS13x-like, giving the protein MTVVANPRQFKVPDWFLNRKDYKDSRSSQVVSNALDMKLRDDLERLKKIRNHRGLRHYWGLRVRGQHTKTTGRRGKTVGVSKKR; this is encoded by the exons ATGACTGTGGTCGCAAACCCCCGCCAGTTCAAGGTCCCTGATTGGTTTCTCAACAGGAAGGACTACAAGGACAGTAGGTCCTCCCAGGTTGTTTCCAACGCCCTTGACATGAAGCTCAGGGATGACCTTGAGAGGCTGAAGAAGATCAG AAACCACCGTGGTCTGCGTCACTACTGGGGCCTTCGTGTCCGCGGACAGCATACCAAGACCACCGGCAGGCGTGGAAAGACTGTCGGTGTCTCGAAGAAGAGATAA